One window of the Salvelinus fontinalis isolate EN_2023a chromosome 2, ASM2944872v1, whole genome shotgun sequence genome contains the following:
- the LOC129826430 gene encoding choline transporter-like protein 2 isoform X4: MPEEQPYYGKNGEPKKYDPTFKGPIYNRGCTDIVCCILFIICILGYVAVGILAWSQGDPRKVIYPTDSRGQFCGQAGTPLETKPLLFYFNIMKCASPMVLLEFQCPTTQMCVEKCPDKFLTLNNAYTNKEDFKYYKNFCKEGLEGLAVTQILTSGLCPAMLMPSKPFTRRCFPALGQKGGKITVGNNSKFDDGEGTMRDAKDLVAGVKNATVVIEARQVAMKIFEDYTQSWYWILIGLVIAMLISLLFIVLLRFLAGIMVWVMIVMVILVIGYGIFHCSMEYVSLKSEAGSNVTLKDLGFQTDFSVYLHIRQTWLAFIIILAIVEVIIILLLIFLRNRILIAIALIKEASRAIGYVMSALFYPLFTFALLSIVIAYWAVTAVFLSTSNQPIYKVFNDTACDHSRKICEPANFSTSSMKAECPDSKCLFAYYGGETVYHKYLIGLQFYNVFLFFWCANFVTALGQMTLAGAFASYYWALVKPDDMPAFPIFSSLGRSLRYHTGSLAFGSLILSIIQIIRVLLEYIDHKLQGTQNKCTKFLLCCLKCCFWCLEKFIKFINRNAYIMVAIYGKNFCTSAKDAFFLLMRNMIRVAVLDKVTDFLLFLGKLLIVGLVGIFAFFFFSGRVKAFENTAPNLHYYWVPILTVVVGSYLIAHGFFSVYAMCVDTLFLCFLEDLERNDGSAERPYLMSDRLLKVLNKKNKPEPAE, from the exons ATGCCTGAGGAGCAACCCTATTACGGAAAGAATG GTGAACCAAAAAAGTATGACCCCACCTTCAAAGGCCCCATCTATAACAG GGGGTGCACTGACATTGTATGCTGCATCCTCTTTATTATTTGCATACTGGGCTATGTTGCAGTGGGAATTCTGG cctggtcccagggaGACCCCAGGAAGGTGATCTACCCCACAGACAGCAGAGGGCAGTTCTGTGGGCAGGCAGGCACTCCTCTGGA gACGAAGCCCCTGCTGTTCTACTTCAACATCATGAAGTGTGCCAGTCCCATGGTGCTGCTGGAGTTCCAGTGCCCAACCACACAG ATGTGTGTGGAGAAATGCCCTGATAAGTTCTTGACGCTCAATAATGCCTACACCAATAAAGAGGACTTTAAGTATTATAAGAACTTCTGCAAGGAGGGTCTAGAGGGGCTG gctgtaacacagatCCTGACTTCTGGCCTGTGTCCTGCCATGCTGATGCCAAGTAAACCCT tcaccCGTAGGTGCTTCCCTGCCCTGGGCCAGAAGGGAGGGAAGATCACCGTGGGAAATAACTCCAAGTTTGATGATGGGGAGGGGACAATGAGAGATGCCAAAGATCTGGTGGCGGGGGTCAA GAATGCCACAGTGGTCATTGAAGCTCGACAAGTGGCCATGAAGATCTTTGAGGATTACACCCAGTCCTGGTACTGGATCCTAAT AGGGTTGGTGATTGCCATGCTCATCAGTCTCCTCTTCATCGTACTCCTGCGCTTCCTGGCCGGGATCATGGTGTGGGTCATGATCGTCATGGTGATTCTGGTCATTGGATACG GTATCTTCCACTGCTCCATGGAGTATGTTAGCCTGAAGTCAGAGGCAGGCTCTAATGTCACTCTAAAGGACCTGGGCTTCCAGACAGACTTCTCTGTGTACCTGCATATCAGACAGACCTGGCTGGCCTTCA TTATTATTCTGGCCATTGTGGAGGTCATCATCATTTTGCTGCTCATCTTCCTCAGGAATAGAATCCTCATCGCTATCGCTCTCATCAAAGAAGCCAGCAG GGCCATTGGGTATGTGATGTCAGCCCTGTTTTACCCCTTGTTCACCTTTGCCCTCTTATCCATTGTCATCGCCTACTGGGCCGTCACCGCTGT GTTCCTGTCCACCTCCAATCAGCCCATCTATAAGGTGTTCAATGATACGGCCTGCGATCACTCCAGGAAAATCTGCGAGCCAGCT AACTTCAGCACCTCCAGTATGAAGGCGGAGTGCCCAGACTCGAAGTGTCTGTTTGCCTACTACGGTGGAGAGACGGTCTACCACAAGTACCTGATTGGCCTGCAGTTCTACAACGTCTTCCTGTTCTTCTGGTGTGCCAACTTTGTGACAGCGCTGGGTCAGATGACCCTGGCTGGGGCCTTTGCCTCCTACTACTGGGCCTTGGTCAAGCCTGACGACATGCCTGCCTTCCCCATCTTCTCATCCCTTGGCAGATCACTCAG GTATCACACAGGTTCCCTGGCGTTTggctctctcatcctctccatcatccaGATCATCAGGGTTCTGCTGGAGTACATTGACCACAAGCTCCAAG GAACCCAAAATAAGTGCACAAAGTTCCTACTGTGCTGTCTCAAGTGCTGCTTCTGGTGCCTGGAGAAATTTATCAAGTTCATCAACAGAAATGCCTACATTATG GTGGCGATATATGGCAAGAACTTCTGCACGTCTGCCAAAGATGCCTTCTTCCTCCTTATGAGGAACATGATCAG GGTAGCCGTCCTGGACAAGGTGACAGACTTCCTGTTGTTCCTGGGCAAGCTCCTCATCGTGGGGCTTGTGG GAATCTTTgcgttcttcttcttctctgggaGGGTGAAGGCCTTTGAGAACACAGCGCCCAacctccactactactgggttcCCATCCTG ACGGTGGTGGTTGGTTCCTACCTTATTGCCCACGGCTTCTTCAGCGTGTACGCCATGTGTGTGGACACACTTTTCCTCTGCTTCT
- the LOC129826430 gene encoding choline transporter-like protein 2 isoform X2 gives MPEEQPYYGKNGEPKKYDPTFKGPIYNRGCTDIVCCILFIICILGYVAVGILAWSQGDPRKVIYPTDSRGQFCGQAGTPLETKPLLFYFNIMKCASPMVLLEFQCPTTQMCVEKCPDKFLTLNNAYTNKEDFKYYKNFCKEGLEGLAVTQILTSGLCPAMLMPSKPFTRRCFPALGQKGGKITVGNNSKFDDGEGTMRDAKDLVAGVKNATVVIEARQVAMKIFEDYTQSWYWILIGLVIAMLISLLFIVLLRFLAGIMVWVMIVMVILVIGYGIFHCSMEYVSLKSEAGSNVTLKDLGFQTDFSVYLHIRQTWLAFIIILAIVEVIIILLLIFLRNRILIAIALIKEASRAIGYVMSALFYPLFTFALLSIVIAYWAVTAVFLSTSNQPIYKVFNDTACDHSRKICEPANFSTSSMKAECPDSKCLFAYYGGETVYHKYLIGLQFYNVFLFFWCANFVTALGQMTLAGAFASYYWALVKPDDMPAFPIFSSLGRSLRYHTGSLAFGSLILSIIQIIRVLLEYIDHKLQGTQNKCTKFLLCCLKCCFWCLEKFIKFINRNAYIMVAIYGKNFCTSAKDAFFLLMRNMIRVAVLDKVTDFLLFLGKLLIVGLVGIFAFFFFSGRVKAFENTAPNLHYYWVPILTVVVGSYLIAHGFFSVYAMCVDTLFLCFCEDLERNDGSLARPYYMSASLHDILSENKAVEETEEPTQSSPHQPDDQDVQLKQ, from the exons ATGCCTGAGGAGCAACCCTATTACGGAAAGAATG GTGAACCAAAAAAGTATGACCCCACCTTCAAAGGCCCCATCTATAACAG GGGGTGCACTGACATTGTATGCTGCATCCTCTTTATTATTTGCATACTGGGCTATGTTGCAGTGGGAATTCTGG cctggtcccagggaGACCCCAGGAAGGTGATCTACCCCACAGACAGCAGAGGGCAGTTCTGTGGGCAGGCAGGCACTCCTCTGGA gACGAAGCCCCTGCTGTTCTACTTCAACATCATGAAGTGTGCCAGTCCCATGGTGCTGCTGGAGTTCCAGTGCCCAACCACACAG ATGTGTGTGGAGAAATGCCCTGATAAGTTCTTGACGCTCAATAATGCCTACACCAATAAAGAGGACTTTAAGTATTATAAGAACTTCTGCAAGGAGGGTCTAGAGGGGCTG gctgtaacacagatCCTGACTTCTGGCCTGTGTCCTGCCATGCTGATGCCAAGTAAACCCT tcaccCGTAGGTGCTTCCCTGCCCTGGGCCAGAAGGGAGGGAAGATCACCGTGGGAAATAACTCCAAGTTTGATGATGGGGAGGGGACAATGAGAGATGCCAAAGATCTGGTGGCGGGGGTCAA GAATGCCACAGTGGTCATTGAAGCTCGACAAGTGGCCATGAAGATCTTTGAGGATTACACCCAGTCCTGGTACTGGATCCTAAT AGGGTTGGTGATTGCCATGCTCATCAGTCTCCTCTTCATCGTACTCCTGCGCTTCCTGGCCGGGATCATGGTGTGGGTCATGATCGTCATGGTGATTCTGGTCATTGGATACG GTATCTTCCACTGCTCCATGGAGTATGTTAGCCTGAAGTCAGAGGCAGGCTCTAATGTCACTCTAAAGGACCTGGGCTTCCAGACAGACTTCTCTGTGTACCTGCATATCAGACAGACCTGGCTGGCCTTCA TTATTATTCTGGCCATTGTGGAGGTCATCATCATTTTGCTGCTCATCTTCCTCAGGAATAGAATCCTCATCGCTATCGCTCTCATCAAAGAAGCCAGCAG GGCCATTGGGTATGTGATGTCAGCCCTGTTTTACCCCTTGTTCACCTTTGCCCTCTTATCCATTGTCATCGCCTACTGGGCCGTCACCGCTGT GTTCCTGTCCACCTCCAATCAGCCCATCTATAAGGTGTTCAATGATACGGCCTGCGATCACTCCAGGAAAATCTGCGAGCCAGCT AACTTCAGCACCTCCAGTATGAAGGCGGAGTGCCCAGACTCGAAGTGTCTGTTTGCCTACTACGGTGGAGAGACGGTCTACCACAAGTACCTGATTGGCCTGCAGTTCTACAACGTCTTCCTGTTCTTCTGGTGTGCCAACTTTGTGACAGCGCTGGGTCAGATGACCCTGGCTGGGGCCTTTGCCTCCTACTACTGGGCCTTGGTCAAGCCTGACGACATGCCTGCCTTCCCCATCTTCTCATCCCTTGGCAGATCACTCAG GTATCACACAGGTTCCCTGGCGTTTggctctctcatcctctccatcatccaGATCATCAGGGTTCTGCTGGAGTACATTGACCACAAGCTCCAAG GAACCCAAAATAAGTGCACAAAGTTCCTACTGTGCTGTCTCAAGTGCTGCTTCTGGTGCCTGGAGAAATTTATCAAGTTCATCAACAGAAATGCCTACATTATG GTGGCGATATATGGCAAGAACTTCTGCACGTCTGCCAAAGATGCCTTCTTCCTCCTTATGAGGAACATGATCAG GGTAGCCGTCCTGGACAAGGTGACAGACTTCCTGTTGTTCCTGGGCAAGCTCCTCATCGTGGGGCTTGTGG GAATCTTTgcgttcttcttcttctctgggaGGGTGAAGGCCTTTGAGAACACAGCGCCCAacctccactactactgggttcCCATCCTG ACGGTGGTGGTTGGTTCCTACCTTATTGCCCACGGCTTCTTCAGCGTGTACGCCATGTGTGTGGACACACTTTTCCTCTGCTTCT
- the LOC129826430 gene encoding choline transporter-like protein 2 isoform X1 translates to MMELEGEKPKYGEPKKYDPTFKGPIYNRGCTDIVCCILFIICILGYVAVGILAWSQGDPRKVIYPTDSRGQFCGQAGTPLETKPLLFYFNIMKCASPMVLLEFQCPTTQMCVEKCPDKFLTLNNAYTNKEDFKYYKNFCKEGLEGLAVTQILTSGLCPAMLMPSKPFTRRCFPALGQKGGKITVGNNSKFDDGEGTMRDAKDLVAGVKNATVVIEARQVAMKIFEDYTQSWYWILIGLVIAMLISLLFIVLLRFLAGIMVWVMIVMVILVIGYGIFHCSMEYVSLKSEAGSNVTLKDLGFQTDFSVYLHIRQTWLAFIIILAIVEVIIILLLIFLRNRILIAIALIKEASRAIGYVMSALFYPLFTFALLSIVIAYWAVTAVFLSTSNQPIYKVFNDTACDHSRKICEPANFSTSSMKAECPDSKCLFAYYGGETVYHKYLIGLQFYNVFLFFWCANFVTALGQMTLAGAFASYYWALVKPDDMPAFPIFSSLGRSLRYHTGSLAFGSLILSIIQIIRVLLEYIDHKLQGTQNKCTKFLLCCLKCCFWCLEKFIKFINRNAYIMVAIYGKNFCTSAKDAFFLLMRNMIRVAVLDKVTDFLLFLGKLLIVGLVGIFAFFFFSGRVKAFENTAPNLHYYWVPILTVVVGSYLIAHGFFSVYAMCVDTLFLCFCEDLERNDGSLARPYYMSASLHDILSENKAVEETEEPTQSSPHQPDDQDVQLKQ, encoded by the exons ATGATGGAACTGGAGGGTGAGAAACCGAAGTATG GTGAACCAAAAAAGTATGACCCCACCTTCAAAGGCCCCATCTATAACAG GGGGTGCACTGACATTGTATGCTGCATCCTCTTTATTATTTGCATACTGGGCTATGTTGCAGTGGGAATTCTGG cctggtcccagggaGACCCCAGGAAGGTGATCTACCCCACAGACAGCAGAGGGCAGTTCTGTGGGCAGGCAGGCACTCCTCTGGA gACGAAGCCCCTGCTGTTCTACTTCAACATCATGAAGTGTGCCAGTCCCATGGTGCTGCTGGAGTTCCAGTGCCCAACCACACAG ATGTGTGTGGAGAAATGCCCTGATAAGTTCTTGACGCTCAATAATGCCTACACCAATAAAGAGGACTTTAAGTATTATAAGAACTTCTGCAAGGAGGGTCTAGAGGGGCTG gctgtaacacagatCCTGACTTCTGGCCTGTGTCCTGCCATGCTGATGCCAAGTAAACCCT tcaccCGTAGGTGCTTCCCTGCCCTGGGCCAGAAGGGAGGGAAGATCACCGTGGGAAATAACTCCAAGTTTGATGATGGGGAGGGGACAATGAGAGATGCCAAAGATCTGGTGGCGGGGGTCAA GAATGCCACAGTGGTCATTGAAGCTCGACAAGTGGCCATGAAGATCTTTGAGGATTACACCCAGTCCTGGTACTGGATCCTAAT AGGGTTGGTGATTGCCATGCTCATCAGTCTCCTCTTCATCGTACTCCTGCGCTTCCTGGCCGGGATCATGGTGTGGGTCATGATCGTCATGGTGATTCTGGTCATTGGATACG GTATCTTCCACTGCTCCATGGAGTATGTTAGCCTGAAGTCAGAGGCAGGCTCTAATGTCACTCTAAAGGACCTGGGCTTCCAGACAGACTTCTCTGTGTACCTGCATATCAGACAGACCTGGCTGGCCTTCA TTATTATTCTGGCCATTGTGGAGGTCATCATCATTTTGCTGCTCATCTTCCTCAGGAATAGAATCCTCATCGCTATCGCTCTCATCAAAGAAGCCAGCAG GGCCATTGGGTATGTGATGTCAGCCCTGTTTTACCCCTTGTTCACCTTTGCCCTCTTATCCATTGTCATCGCCTACTGGGCCGTCACCGCTGT GTTCCTGTCCACCTCCAATCAGCCCATCTATAAGGTGTTCAATGATACGGCCTGCGATCACTCCAGGAAAATCTGCGAGCCAGCT AACTTCAGCACCTCCAGTATGAAGGCGGAGTGCCCAGACTCGAAGTGTCTGTTTGCCTACTACGGTGGAGAGACGGTCTACCACAAGTACCTGATTGGCCTGCAGTTCTACAACGTCTTCCTGTTCTTCTGGTGTGCCAACTTTGTGACAGCGCTGGGTCAGATGACCCTGGCTGGGGCCTTTGCCTCCTACTACTGGGCCTTGGTCAAGCCTGACGACATGCCTGCCTTCCCCATCTTCTCATCCCTTGGCAGATCACTCAG GTATCACACAGGTTCCCTGGCGTTTggctctctcatcctctccatcatccaGATCATCAGGGTTCTGCTGGAGTACATTGACCACAAGCTCCAAG GAACCCAAAATAAGTGCACAAAGTTCCTACTGTGCTGTCTCAAGTGCTGCTTCTGGTGCCTGGAGAAATTTATCAAGTTCATCAACAGAAATGCCTACATTATG GTGGCGATATATGGCAAGAACTTCTGCACGTCTGCCAAAGATGCCTTCTTCCTCCTTATGAGGAACATGATCAG GGTAGCCGTCCTGGACAAGGTGACAGACTTCCTGTTGTTCCTGGGCAAGCTCCTCATCGTGGGGCTTGTGG GAATCTTTgcgttcttcttcttctctgggaGGGTGAAGGCCTTTGAGAACACAGCGCCCAacctccactactactgggttcCCATCCTG ACGGTGGTGGTTGGTTCCTACCTTATTGCCCACGGCTTCTTCAGCGTGTACGCCATGTGTGTGGACACACTTTTCCTCTGCTTCT
- the LOC129826430 gene encoding choline transporter-like protein 2 isoform X3 translates to MMELEGEKPKYGEPKKYDPTFKGPIYNRGCTDIVCCILFIICILGYVAVGILAWSQGDPRKVIYPTDSRGQFCGQAGTPLETKPLLFYFNIMKCASPMVLLEFQCPTTQMCVEKCPDKFLTLNNAYTNKEDFKYYKNFCKEGLEGLAVTQILTSGLCPAMLMPSKPFTRRCFPALGQKGGKITVGNNSKFDDGEGTMRDAKDLVAGVKNATVVIEARQVAMKIFEDYTQSWYWILIGLVIAMLISLLFIVLLRFLAGIMVWVMIVMVILVIGYGIFHCSMEYVSLKSEAGSNVTLKDLGFQTDFSVYLHIRQTWLAFIIILAIVEVIIILLLIFLRNRILIAIALIKEASRAIGYVMSALFYPLFTFALLSIVIAYWAVTAVFLSTSNQPIYKVFNDTACDHSRKICEPANFSTSSMKAECPDSKCLFAYYGGETVYHKYLIGLQFYNVFLFFWCANFVTALGQMTLAGAFASYYWALVKPDDMPAFPIFSSLGRSLRYHTGSLAFGSLILSIIQIIRVLLEYIDHKLQGTQNKCTKFLLCCLKCCFWCLEKFIKFINRNAYIMVAIYGKNFCTSAKDAFFLLMRNMIRVAVLDKVTDFLLFLGKLLIVGLVGIFAFFFFSGRVKAFENTAPNLHYYWVPILTVVVGSYLIAHGFFSVYAMCVDTLFLCFLEDLERNDGSAERPYLMSDRLLKVLNKKNKPEPAE, encoded by the exons ATGATGGAACTGGAGGGTGAGAAACCGAAGTATG GTGAACCAAAAAAGTATGACCCCACCTTCAAAGGCCCCATCTATAACAG GGGGTGCACTGACATTGTATGCTGCATCCTCTTTATTATTTGCATACTGGGCTATGTTGCAGTGGGAATTCTGG cctggtcccagggaGACCCCAGGAAGGTGATCTACCCCACAGACAGCAGAGGGCAGTTCTGTGGGCAGGCAGGCACTCCTCTGGA gACGAAGCCCCTGCTGTTCTACTTCAACATCATGAAGTGTGCCAGTCCCATGGTGCTGCTGGAGTTCCAGTGCCCAACCACACAG ATGTGTGTGGAGAAATGCCCTGATAAGTTCTTGACGCTCAATAATGCCTACACCAATAAAGAGGACTTTAAGTATTATAAGAACTTCTGCAAGGAGGGTCTAGAGGGGCTG gctgtaacacagatCCTGACTTCTGGCCTGTGTCCTGCCATGCTGATGCCAAGTAAACCCT tcaccCGTAGGTGCTTCCCTGCCCTGGGCCAGAAGGGAGGGAAGATCACCGTGGGAAATAACTCCAAGTTTGATGATGGGGAGGGGACAATGAGAGATGCCAAAGATCTGGTGGCGGGGGTCAA GAATGCCACAGTGGTCATTGAAGCTCGACAAGTGGCCATGAAGATCTTTGAGGATTACACCCAGTCCTGGTACTGGATCCTAAT AGGGTTGGTGATTGCCATGCTCATCAGTCTCCTCTTCATCGTACTCCTGCGCTTCCTGGCCGGGATCATGGTGTGGGTCATGATCGTCATGGTGATTCTGGTCATTGGATACG GTATCTTCCACTGCTCCATGGAGTATGTTAGCCTGAAGTCAGAGGCAGGCTCTAATGTCACTCTAAAGGACCTGGGCTTCCAGACAGACTTCTCTGTGTACCTGCATATCAGACAGACCTGGCTGGCCTTCA TTATTATTCTGGCCATTGTGGAGGTCATCATCATTTTGCTGCTCATCTTCCTCAGGAATAGAATCCTCATCGCTATCGCTCTCATCAAAGAAGCCAGCAG GGCCATTGGGTATGTGATGTCAGCCCTGTTTTACCCCTTGTTCACCTTTGCCCTCTTATCCATTGTCATCGCCTACTGGGCCGTCACCGCTGT GTTCCTGTCCACCTCCAATCAGCCCATCTATAAGGTGTTCAATGATACGGCCTGCGATCACTCCAGGAAAATCTGCGAGCCAGCT AACTTCAGCACCTCCAGTATGAAGGCGGAGTGCCCAGACTCGAAGTGTCTGTTTGCCTACTACGGTGGAGAGACGGTCTACCACAAGTACCTGATTGGCCTGCAGTTCTACAACGTCTTCCTGTTCTTCTGGTGTGCCAACTTTGTGACAGCGCTGGGTCAGATGACCCTGGCTGGGGCCTTTGCCTCCTACTACTGGGCCTTGGTCAAGCCTGACGACATGCCTGCCTTCCCCATCTTCTCATCCCTTGGCAGATCACTCAG GTATCACACAGGTTCCCTGGCGTTTggctctctcatcctctccatcatccaGATCATCAGGGTTCTGCTGGAGTACATTGACCACAAGCTCCAAG GAACCCAAAATAAGTGCACAAAGTTCCTACTGTGCTGTCTCAAGTGCTGCTTCTGGTGCCTGGAGAAATTTATCAAGTTCATCAACAGAAATGCCTACATTATG GTGGCGATATATGGCAAGAACTTCTGCACGTCTGCCAAAGATGCCTTCTTCCTCCTTATGAGGAACATGATCAG GGTAGCCGTCCTGGACAAGGTGACAGACTTCCTGTTGTTCCTGGGCAAGCTCCTCATCGTGGGGCTTGTGG GAATCTTTgcgttcttcttcttctctgggaGGGTGAAGGCCTTTGAGAACACAGCGCCCAacctccactactactgggttcCCATCCTG ACGGTGGTGGTTGGTTCCTACCTTATTGCCCACGGCTTCTTCAGCGTGTACGCCATGTGTGTGGACACACTTTTCCTCTGCTTCT